The following are encoded together in the Oreochromis aureus strain Israel breed Guangdong linkage group 18, ZZ_aureus, whole genome shotgun sequence genome:
- the LOC116311777 gene encoding zinc finger protein 135, producing MKCEEEEGLDDQQVCNQESTSSMDQEDSEPPQIKEEQDELWISQEEEQLVVKQETEGIIIWTGGELDIMWKPEIKLHRIDLPQQYMCMEEEAVNNQQVDNQDRNSSLNQVDPDPPQIKEEPEELCTSQEGEQLVLKQEADIFIVTPIYKESDHSESEPNCDDLLSYYSPEPDSQDQKDTEHVGTGSTRYAEPKKRRSHSNKADNCPVTESRCKTDTSEKSLKCDTCGKTFQYKYRLTKHLRVHTGEKPYSCSTCGKRFSQLIHVKSHMAIHTGEKPYSCSSCGRRFRKKSTLDLHERIHTGEKPYSCSTCGKGFSQMIHLKTHMRIHTGEKPYSCNTCGKSFSDSSAFRVHVRIHTGEKPYSCIACGKSFSHMINLKTHMRIHTGEKPYFCGTCGKGFTQRKHLKTHMRIHTGEKPYSCSTCGKEFRDQSTLRKHIKTHTGEKPRSFDTCEKRCNQTNIKTHTA from the exons ATGaagtgtgaggaagaggagggtctGGATGACCAGCAGGTGTGTAACCAGGAGAGTACCTCCAGTATGGACCAGGAGGACTCAGAGcctccacagattaaagaggaacaggatgaACTCTGGATCAGTCAGGAGGAAGAGCAGCTTGTAGTGAAGCAGGAGACTGAAGGCATCATCATCTGGACTGGGGGAGAGCTAGATATTATGTGGAAACCTGAAATAAAATTACACAGAATAG ATCTCCCGCAACAATATATGTGTATGGAGGAAGAGGCTGTGAATAACCAGCAGGTTGATAACCAAGATAGGAACTCCAGTCTGAACCAGGTCGACCCAGATCCTCCACAAATTAAAGAGGAACCGGAGGAACTCTGCACcagtcaggagggagagcagcttgTTCTGAAGCAGGAGGCTGATATCTTTATAGTGACTCCTATTTATAAGGAAAGTGACCACAGTGAATCAGAACCAAACTGTGACGATCTCCTTTCTTACTACTCTCCTGAACCAGACAGCCAAGATCAGAAAGACACTGAGCATGTGGGCACAGGATCAACTAGATATGCAGAGccaaagaagagaagaagtCACAGTAACAAAGCAGATAACTGTCCAGTGACGGAGAGTCGGTGCAAAACTGACACAAGTGaaaagtcattaaaatgtgacacctgtggaaaaacttttcaGTATAAATACAGGCTGACTAAGCATCTAAGAGTTCATACAGGTGAGAAACCTTACTCTTGCAGCACTTGTGGGAAAAGATTCAGTCAGCTGATACATGTGAAAAGCCACATGGcaattcacacaggtgaaaaGCCATATTCTTGCAGCTCTTGTGGGAGAAGATTCAGAAAGAAATCAACTTTAGATCTTCATGAAAggattcacacaggtgagaaaccttattcttgtagcacctgtgggaaagGTTTCAGTCAGATGATACACTTGAAAACTCACATGAGAatccacacaggtgagaagccctATTCTTGTAACACCTGTGGGAAAAGTTTCAGTGACTCATCAGCATTCAGAGTTCATGTTAGAATTCACACTGGTGAGAAACCTTATTCTTGCATCGCTTGTGGGAAAAGTTTCAGTCACATGATAAACTTGAAAACTCACATGAGAATTCACACAGGCGAGAAGCCCTATTTTTGTGGGACCTGTGGGAAAGGATTTACTCAGAGAAAACACTTGAAAACTCACATGAGAATCCACACAGGTGAAAAGCCATATTCATGTAGCACCTGTGGAAAAGAATTTAGAGATCAGTCGACATtaagaaaacatatcaaaaccCACACAGGGGAGAAGCCACGTTCTTTTGACACCTGTGAGAAAAGATGCAATCAGACAAACATAAAAACTCACACAGCTTAA
- the LOC116311754 gene encoding zinc finger protein 501-like: MKCKEEESLDDQQVWIQQENSSLDQEDPDPPRIKEEQEEISTNQGEGEQLELKEEAESGDEQLKLDDDMRKPEINLHSTDFPYQHVCKEEEDFTDQQVDNKEKSHIMNQEDPGTLQIKEEHEELYTSKEGEQLVLKQETDTFLVTLGYDEGDHSDSEQHSDQLLSHSSPEPESQDQEKSKHINSESTRYTELNKKTYDTNNRNRVENSPLSETQCKSEISKKSAKCEICGKTFHDKSNLTRHLRSHTGEKPYSCTTCGKGFSRKSGLETHIRIHTDEKPYCCNTCGKRCSQMIHLKNHIRIHTGEKPYSCSTCGKSFSQLINLKTHMRIHTGEKPYSCSICGKEFCALSAFNRHMRIHTDEKPHCCSTCGKRFRDQSTFKKHMTIHTGEKPYSCITCGKRFGHKPTMERHQRSHTGEKLHSCSTCGKGFSQMINLKIHMRIHTGEKPHCCSTCGKRFIQMIHLKRHMRFHTS; the protein is encoded by the exons ATGAAGTGTAAGGAGGAGGAAAGTCTGGATGACCAGCAGGTCTGGATCCAGCAGGAAAACTCCAGTCTGGACCAGGAGGACCCAGATCCCCCACGGATAAAAgaggaacaggaagaaatctccaccAATCAGGGAGAGGGAGAGCAGCTTGAACTGAAGGAGGAGGCCGAAAGTGGGGATGAACAACTCAAACTCGACGATGATATGCGGAAACCTGAAATAAACTTACACAGCACAG ATTTTCCATATCAACATGTCTGTAAGGAGGAAGAGGATTTCACAGACCAGCAGGTCGATAACAAGGAGAAGAGCCACATTATGAACCAGGAGGATCCAGGGACTCTGCAGATTAAAGAAGAACATGAGGAACTCTACACCAGCAAGGAGGGAGAGCAGCTCGTACTGAAGCAGGAGACTGATACCTTTCTTGTAACTCTTGGTTATGATGAAGGTGACCACAGTGATTCAGAGCAACACAGTGATCAGCTCCTTTCTCACAGCTCTCCTGAACCAGAGAGTCAAGATCAGGAAAAAAGTAAGCACATCAACTCAGAATCAACTCGATATACGGAGCTGAATAAGAAGACATATGACACAAATAACAGAAACAGAGTGGAAAATTCTCCATTGTCAGAGACTCAGTGTAAATCTGAGATAAGTAAAAAGTCTGCAAAATGTGAGATTTGTGGAAAAACCTTTCATGATAAATCCAACCTAACGAGACATCTGAGatcacacacaggtgagaaacctTATTCTTGTACCACCTGCGGGAAAGGATTCAGTAGGAAATCAGGATTGGAGACTCACATAAGAATCCACACAGATGAGAAGCCGTATTGTTGTAACACTTGTGGAAAAAGATGTAGTCAGATGATACATTTGAAAAATCACATTAGAatccacacaggtgagaaaccatATTCTTGTAGTACCTGTGGGAAAAGTTTCAGTCAGCTAATTAACCTTAAAACTCACATGAGAATTCACACAGGCGAGAAGCCATATTCTTGTAGCATCTGTGGAAAAGAGTTTTGTGCTTTGTCAGCATTCAACAGACATATGCGAATTCACACAGATGAGAAGCCACATTgttgtagcacctgtgggaaaagatttagAGACCAATCGACATTCAAAAAACACATGACAATTCATACAGGTGAGAAGCCTTATTCTTGCATCACCTGTGGAAAAAGATTTGGTCATAAACCAACAATGGAAAGACATCAGAGAagtcacacaggtgagaaactacattcttgtagcacctgtggaAAAGGATTCAGTCAGATGATAAACTTGAAAATTCATATGAGAATTCACACAGGGGAGAAGCCACATTgttgtagcacctgtgggaaaagattcaTTCAGATGATACATTTGAAAAGACACATGAGATTTCACACAAGTTGA
- the LOC116311765 gene encoding tripartite motif-containing protein 16-like: MDPETFTCSICLDLLKDPVTIPCGHSYCMDCITKLWNGEEVKKIQSCPRCRQIFTVRPVLVKNTILANLVEELKKTGLQAAPADHCYAGPEDVACGLCIGRKLKARKSCLICLTSYCEKHLQTHYYSPTLKKHKLVEPSKKLQENICSRHDEVMKMFCRTDQQSICYLCPVDEHKGHDTVSAAAERTERQRELEVSRQNIQQRIQDREKDVKLLQQEVEAINQSADQTVEHSEKIFTELIHLIQKRSSDVKQQIRSQQETEVSRVKELEEKLEQEITELKRKDAELKQLSHTEDHIQFLHNYPSLSALSESTDSSSINIRPLSYFEDVTAAVSEVRDKLQDILREEWTNISLTVTEVDVLLSDPQAEPKTRAEFLKYSCEITLDPNTANTYLLLSEENRKAISTKKQSYSDHPDRFTGWWQVLSRQSLTGRCYWEVEWRGGGIIVAVAYKNISRVETGCWFGHNDKSWALDCLKNSYTFWHNNIQTPVSGPRSSRVGVYLDHRAGILSFYSVSETMTLLHRVQTTFTQPLYAGLWLCYSYGDIAEFVKLK; this comes from the coding sequence ATGGACCCAGAAACCTTCACTTGCTCGatctgtttggatctactgaaggatccggtgactattccctgtggacacagctactgcatgGACTGTATTACAAAACTCTGGAATGGAGAGGAGGTAAAGAAAATCCAAAGCTGTCCTCGATGTAGGCAGATCTTTACAGTAAGGCCCGTGCTGGTGAAAAATACCATTTTAGCAAATTTagtggaggagctgaagaagactggactccaagctgctcctgctgatcattgctatgctggacctgaagatgtggcctgtgGTCTCTGTATTGGAAGAAAACTGAAAGCCCGCAAATCCTGTTTAATCTGTCTGACttcttactgtgagaaacaccttCAGACTCATTATTATTCACCtacattaaagaaacacaaactggtggagccctccaagaagctccaggagaacatctgctctcgtcatgatgaggtgatgaagatgttctgccgtactgatcagcagagtatctgttatctctgccctgtggatgaacataaaggccacgacacagtctcagctgcagcagaaaggactgagaggcagagagagctggaggtgagtcgacaaaacatccagcagagaatccaggacagagagaaagatgtgaagctgcttcaacaggaggtggaggccatcaatcagtctgctgatcaaacagtggagcacagtgagaagatcttcactgagctgatccatctcatccagaaaagaagctctgatgtgaagcagcagatcagatcccagcaggaaactgaagtgagtcgagtcaaagagcttgaggagaagctggagcaggagatcactgagctgaagaggaaagatgctgagctgaagcagctctcacacacagaggatcacatccagtttctacacaactacccctcactgtcagcactcagtgagtctacagactcatccagcatcaatatccgtcctctgagctactttgaggatgtgacagcagctgtgtcagaagtcagagataaactacaggacattctgagagaggaatggacaaacatctcactgacagtcactgaagtggatgttttactgtcagaTCCACAAgcagagccaaagaccagagcggaatttttaaaatattcatgtgaaatcacactggatccaaacacagcaaacacataTCTGTTATTATCAGAGGAGAACAGAAAAGCAATATCCACAAAGAAACAGTCTtattctgatcatccagacagattcactGGATGGTGGCAGGTCCTGAGTAGACAAAGTCTGACTggacgttgttactgggaggtggagtggagaggtggaggaattATTGTAGCAGTTGCGTACAAGAATATCAGCAGAGTAGAAACTGGATGTTGGTTTGGACATAATGACAAATCTTGGGCATTAGATTGTTTGAAAAATAGTTATACATTTTGGCACAACAACATCCAAACTCCTGTCTCAGGTCCTCGttcctccagagtaggagtgtacctggatcacagagcaggtattttgtccttctacagcgtctctgaaaccatgactctcctccacagagtccagaccacattcactcagccgctctatgctggactCTGGCTTTGTTATTCTTATGGGGACATTGCTGAGTTTGTTAAACTGAAATAG